The DNA region ACATTCAGGCCCAGATTTCAGTATTGCGGCAGACCGCGGATCCCGCGGTCGCCGTCGCCATCGCCGATCTGATCGAGCACGGCCAGGACCACGAACTCAACCGGGTCAATGCGCTCGACTTCGCCAAGCATAAAGGGTTCGACGAGGAGCGGGTGATCTCCGGCTTCCTGCACGCCTCGCGGCTGGGCCTGTTCGACTTGACCTGGAACGTGCTGTGCCCGGGGTGCGGCGGCGTGCTCGATGCGCATGCGACGCTGAAATCGTTGCGCAGCGACGACTACCAATGCGGCCTCTGTGCCTGCGGCTACGAGGCCTCGGTCGACGAGCAGGTCGAGGTCGCCTTCACGGTCAGTCCGCGGGTCCGCCGCATCGCCGCGCATGACCCGCACACGCTGCCGATCTGGGACTATTTCAAGCAGATCTTCTGGAGCTCCGGCATCGACTTCAACAAGGAGCAGTTCGAAGAATTGTCCCAGGAGGTCGTGCTGGACGCGCTCGAACTGCCCGCCGGCGAGAAGGCGGTGCTGTCGTTGAACCTGCCGAAAGAGTTCATCATCGTGTTCGAGCCGGTGACCCATTCGGCACAGTTCATCGACGTGCAGGGCGAGCCGACCAAGGAACGGCAGCATCTCGCGCTGATGTACAACAAGGTTCATGCGCCGGTCGGCAACATGACGCTGCGGCCCGGCCCGCTGCGGCTGTCGCTCGACAACCAGGCCGGCGTCCGCGTGTTGCCGTCGGTGTTCGTTGCCGCCGATGCGCTGCATCAACTGATCGGCAAGCGCAAGCCGTTCCTCACTGCCAAGCGCATCCTCAGCAACCAGACTTTCCGCGACGTCTACAAGGCCGACAATCTCAATCTCGACCAGCGGCTCAAGATCACGTCGCTGACCTTCCTGTTCACCGACCTGAAGGGCTCGACCGCGCTCTATGAGCGCGTCGGCGACCTTGCCGCCTTCGACCTGGTGCGCGCGCATTTCCACGCGCTGCTCGACATCATCGCCTCCGAGCGCGGCGCCGTGGTGAAGACCATCGGGGATGCCGTGATGGCGACCTTCGTCCTGCCCGAGCATGCGCTCGCGGCGGGCCTGCGCATGCGCGCGGCGATGAAGAACCTCAATGACGAGCGCGGCAAGGAGGACCTGGTGGTCAAGATCGGCATTCACGAGGGTCCCTGCCTCGCCGTGATGCTGAACGAGCGGCAGGATTATTTCGGCCAGACCGTGAATATCGCAGCAAGGGTGCAGAGCCTGTCGACCTCGCAGGAAATCCATCTCACCGGACCGGTGATCGCTTCGCCCGAAGTGACGGGTATTCTGGAGCGTGCCTCGATCAAGCCGATCCAGAAGGAAGCCGCGCTGCGCGGCATCGCCGACAAGATGGTGGTGTACGAGATACCGTAGTACTCCCCCGTCATTGCGAGGAGCGAAGCGAAGCAATCCACGCTTCCGCATGTGCCGGGAGATGGATTGCTTCGCTTCGCTCGCAATGACGGCCAGATTGCCGCAGATTACCCAAACGTAATGCCGCAGCGGGAACCTGCGCGGATTGCGCCGGTTCTGTTTCCGCGCCATATAGATTTCATCAGGCCCATTCCACAGAGAGAGCGATGCTCGACGGACTCCGCCAATTCATTGCCGATATCGTCTCCCCCGACGCACAAGCCGACCGCGCTTTCGACGACGGCGACTATCGCCTGGCCGCAACCGCGCTCCTGGTGCATGTCGTTTCGCTGGACGGCGAGCCGACGCCGGCCGAGACGCGCAAGCTGCACAGCCTGATCGAGAGCCGATTCCAGCTCGATCCCGGTACTGCCGACAAACTGATCGCATCGGCGATGCGGGTCGAGGGCGAGGCGGTCGATCTTTATCACTTCACCAGCGTGATCATGCGCTCGGTGAACGAGGAGGGACGGCTGCGCATCGTCGAGATGATGTGGGAATTGGTCTATGCCGACGGCGAGGTCAGCGAGTTCGAGGACAACGTGGTCTGGCGTGCCGCCGATCTGCTCGGCGTGTCCTCGCGCGACCGCATCGATCTCAAGCATCGCGTCGCCGAGAAGCAGGCGGCGTTGCCGAAAGGCCCCTGGGGCACCGCCGACGCGGCAATCTGACACGCTCTTGGCGCAGCAGCCGCGAACGCACCCCGGATCCGGGATGACCAAATTTTAATGTGCGGCGCGCCCTGCCGCGATTATGGGCGACGGGGCTGAAAAATCGGCGTTTCGTCGCGAAATCTGCGCCGTGCTTCTGCCCAGAAGGTTACACACGGCTTGCGTCCCACCGCATGCCTATGCTCTCGTCGCCGCCGTCGGGGACCTCTTTCGGAATTTGAAATAAGAGTTTGAATCGTGACCGAGCGTGTGACGCTGATAACGGGCGCATCGGCGGGCATCGGCAGCGAGCTGGCGCGGGTGTTTGCATCCAACGGGCACCGTGTGGCGCTGGTGGCGCGGCGTGCCGATCGGCTGCAGGCGCTGGCCGATGAGCTCGGCGCAAAGGGCGGAGCGGCGCCGATCGTGATCCCCTGCGATCTTCAGGCGCTGGATGCCGGCGACACGATTGCCGCGGCTCTTGTCGGGGCCGGGGTCGAGGTCGAATATCTCGTCAACAATGCCGGCTTCGGCCTGTTCGGCCTCGCCGTCAAATGCGACCGCGCCGAGCAGCTCGACATGATCACGGTCAACATCCGCGCGCTGACCGATCTTTCGCTGCGCTTCGCCGACCAGCTGATCCGCAATCGCGGCGGCATCCTCAATCTCGGCTCGATCGCAGGCTTCCTGCCGGGACCCGGCATGGCCGTGTACTACGCCAGCAAGGCCTATGTGCTGTCGTTCTCCGAGGCGTTGCGCTGCGAGCTGGCGCCGCAGGGCGTCCGCGTCACCGTGGTTTGCCCGGGTCCGGTGCCGTCCGAGTTCCAGGCGCGCGCAGGTTTTACGCCCGGATTCGATTCTGCCATCCTCAACGTCGTGCCGGCCGAGGTCGCCCGCCAGGCCTATCGCGGGCTGATGGCCAACAAGCGCGCCGTGCTGCCGGGGGCTTTCATCAAGCTGGTGCCGTTCCTGCTCCGCTTCTTCCCGCGCTCCTTTATCCTGACCGCGGTCGGCGGCTTCCAGCTCCGCAAGCGCTAACCATTGACCCCCGCGCGTGTCGTTAGGGCTGTTTCTGGCCCGCGATTTGCTTTGTTTGGGATGTGCGGCAACTCACACACATGATGTTAACGATCGCTTAGTTATGATTTCGCCTGACGTGCCGAATTCCTGAGCAGAGACAATGTCGTTCCGGTCGACCCCAGCCCGTGTCGTGGTGCCCTTCGCAAGTCCGGGGCCGGACGCGGCCACGCCATCGGAGCAGGCACCGATCCTGATCGTGCTGCATCAGGAGACCTCAACCCCCGGCCGGATCGGCAACGCCCTGCGCGCGCTCGGCCATCCGCTCGACATCCGCCATCCGCGCTTCGGCGATCCGCTGCCCGAGACGCTCGAGGATTACGCCGGCGCGGTGATCTTCGGCGGTCCGATGAGCGCCAACGATCCCGATGATTATGTGAAGCGTGAGATCGACTGGATCGAGATCCCCCTGCGCGAGCAGCGCCCGTTCCTCGGCATCTGCCTCGGCGCCCAGATGCTGGCGAAACAGCTCGGTGCCGAGGTGGCGCCGCACGCGGAAGGCCGCGTCGA from Bradyrhizobium genosp. L includes:
- a CDS encoding glutamine amidotransferase, whose product is MSFRSTPARVVVPFASPGPDAATPSEQAPILIVLHQETSTPGRIGNALRALGHPLDIRHPRFGDPLPETLEDYAGAVIFGGPMSANDPDDYVKREIDWIEIPLREQRPFLGICLGAQMLAKQLGAEVAPHAEGRVEVGYYPIRPTAAGRALCPHWPARVYHWHGEGFALPDGAELLAAGDDFPVQAFQFGNAFGLQFHPDVTYAMMHRWTTRGCGRMDQPGAQPRHLHFAERAVHDAAERAWLKHFIDGWLARAPQALMLQAAE
- a CDS encoding adenylate/guanylate cyclase domain-containing protein; protein product: MSDIQAQISVLRQTADPAVAVAIADLIEHGQDHELNRVNALDFAKHKGFDEERVISGFLHASRLGLFDLTWNVLCPGCGGVLDAHATLKSLRSDDYQCGLCACGYEASVDEQVEVAFTVSPRVRRIAAHDPHTLPIWDYFKQIFWSSGIDFNKEQFEELSQEVVLDALELPAGEKAVLSLNLPKEFIIVFEPVTHSAQFIDVQGEPTKERQHLALMYNKVHAPVGNMTLRPGPLRLSLDNQAGVRVLPSVFVAADALHQLIGKRKPFLTAKRILSNQTFRDVYKADNLNLDQRLKITSLTFLFTDLKGSTALYERVGDLAAFDLVRAHFHALLDIIASERGAVVKTIGDAVMATFVLPEHALAAGLRMRAAMKNLNDERGKEDLVVKIGIHEGPCLAVMLNERQDYFGQTVNIAARVQSLSTSQEIHLTGPVIASPEVTGILERASIKPIQKEAALRGIADKMVVYEIP
- a CDS encoding TerB family tellurite resistance protein, giving the protein MLDGLRQFIADIVSPDAQADRAFDDGDYRLAATALLVHVVSLDGEPTPAETRKLHSLIESRFQLDPGTADKLIASAMRVEGEAVDLYHFTSVIMRSVNEEGRLRIVEMMWELVYADGEVSEFEDNVVWRAADLLGVSSRDRIDLKHRVAEKQAALPKGPWGTADAAI
- a CDS encoding SDR family NAD(P)-dependent oxidoreductase gives rise to the protein MTERVTLITGASAGIGSELARVFASNGHRVALVARRADRLQALADELGAKGGAAPIVIPCDLQALDAGDTIAAALVGAGVEVEYLVNNAGFGLFGLAVKCDRAEQLDMITVNIRALTDLSLRFADQLIRNRGGILNLGSIAGFLPGPGMAVYYASKAYVLSFSEALRCELAPQGVRVTVVCPGPVPSEFQARAGFTPGFDSAILNVVPAEVARQAYRGLMANKRAVLPGAFIKLVPFLLRFFPRSFILTAVGGFQLRKR